One window of the Salvia miltiorrhiza cultivar Shanhuang (shh) chromosome 6, IMPLAD_Smil_shh, whole genome shotgun sequence genome contains the following:
- the LOC130990013 gene encoding uncharacterized protein LOC130990013 isoform X2 — protein sequence MEKERPNQTGVVGENILSSTEDEEPRTDRTCLNVDKEAVSETCRVCQCSEPDRRGNIALGFLGISPPVCDLTNGKEEVKSNLKVTSGNIENNSLYKRSELVEFVSPNGEVFLCTADVELGLEDSQDRLFELGCACKNDLALAHYACALKWFISHGSTVCEICGSITKNIRPEDYKRILGSLKEYEALRERTVNGEPNPAAPQTNYGVDPDAVAAIRRQRLSEISLWFNPHNNNSITVSQVVSEQPSASNTVLEEVAPVENTATKWAVEGTGILLATGLLTVTLAWLLAPHVGKVEDEDYVLNLSASGLVILYFCKKIENRDLNSPVVIVLFFVFIFPSHHTGMSQ from the exons ATGGAGAAAGAAAGGCCCAATCAAACGGGTGTAGTCGGTGAGaacattctctcttctactgAGGATGAAGAACCAAGAACTGACAGAACATGTCTTAATGTAGACAAGGAAGCTGTCTCGGAAACTTGTCGAGTTTGTCAGTGTTCCGAACCTGATAGAAGGGGAAATATTGCCCTGGGATTCTTGGGTATATCTCCACCAGTATGTGATCTTACAAATGGTAAAGAGGAGGTTAAGTCTAATTTGAAAGTCACCTCAGGgaatattgaaaataattcaCTTTATAAAAGATCTGAGTTGGTTGAGTTTGTTAGCCCAAATGGGGAGGTTTTTCTCTGTACAGCTGATGTAGAGCTAGGTCTTGAGGACAGCCAGGACAGGCTGTTCGAGCTTGGCTGTGCTTGCAAAAATGATCTTGCATTAGCACATTACGCTTGTGCCCTTAAGTGGTTTATCAGCCATGGATCAACTGTCTGCGAAATATGTGGATCTATTACGAAGAATATAAGACCTGAAGATTACAAAAGGATATTAGGTTCTTTAAAAGAGTATGAAGCATTGAGAGAAAGAACTGTTAATGGAGAACCTAATCCTGCAGCACCACAAACAAATTATGGTGTGGATCCTGATGCTGTTGCTGCAATTCGAAGGCAGAGGTTAAGCGAAATTTCATTGTGGTTTAATCCACATAACAACAACTCTATCACTGTTTCCCAGGTGGTCAGCGAGCAACCTTCAGCTTCTAATACTGTCTTGGAAGAGGTTGCCCCTGTTGAAAATACTGCTACTAAATGGGCTGTGGAGGGTACCGGGATCCTGCTTGCTACAGGTCTGCTGACTGTTACTCTTGCTTGGCTTCTCGCCCCGCATGTGGGAAAG GTAGAAGATGAGGATTATGTATTGAACTTATCTGCTTCTGGACTCGTGATACTCTATTTCTgtaagaaaatagaaaatagagATTTGAATAGCCCAGTAGTCATagtcttattttttgttttcattttccCTAGCCATCATACTGGAATGAGCCAGTAG
- the LOC130990013 gene encoding uncharacterized protein LOC130990013 isoform X1, with product MEKERPNQTGVVGENILSSTEDEEPRTDRTCLNVDKEAVSETCRVCQCSEPDRRGNIALGFLGISPPVCDLTNGKEEVKSNLKVTSGNIENNSLYKRSELVEFVSPNGEVFLCTADVELGLEDSQDRLFELGCACKNDLALAHYACALKWFISHGSTVCEICGSITKNIRPEDYKRILGSLKEYEALRERTVNGEPNPAAPQTNYGVDPDAVAAIRRQRLSEISLWFNPHNNNSITVSQVVSEQPSASNTVLEEVAPVENTATKWAVEGTGILLATGLLTVTLAWLLAPHVGKKTAKNGLHILLGGVCALTVVVFFRFFVLTRIKYGPARYWAILFVFWFLVFGIWASRTHGSHAT from the exons ATGGAGAAAGAAAGGCCCAATCAAACGGGTGTAGTCGGTGAGaacattctctcttctactgAGGATGAAGAACCAAGAACTGACAGAACATGTCTTAATGTAGACAAGGAAGCTGTCTCGGAAACTTGTCGAGTTTGTCAGTGTTCCGAACCTGATAGAAGGGGAAATATTGCCCTGGGATTCTTGGGTATATCTCCACCAGTATGTGATCTTACAAATGGTAAAGAGGAGGTTAAGTCTAATTTGAAAGTCACCTCAGGgaatattgaaaataattcaCTTTATAAAAGATCTGAGTTGGTTGAGTTTGTTAGCCCAAATGGGGAGGTTTTTCTCTGTACAGCTGATGTAGAGCTAGGTCTTGAGGACAGCCAGGACAGGCTGTTCGAGCTTGGCTGTGCTTGCAAAAATGATCTTGCATTAGCACATTACGCTTGTGCCCTTAAGTGGTTTATCAGCCATGGATCAACTGTCTGCGAAATATGTGGATCTATTACGAAGAATATAAGACCTGAAGATTACAAAAGGATATTAGGTTCTTTAAAAGAGTATGAAGCATTGAGAGAAAGAACTGTTAATGGAGAACCTAATCCTGCAGCACCACAAACAAATTATGGTGTGGATCCTGATGCTGTTGCTGCAATTCGAAGGCAGAGGTTAAGCGAAATTTCATTGTGGTTTAATCCACATAACAACAACTCTATCACTGTTTCCCAGGTGGTCAGCGAGCAACCTTCAGCTTCTAATACTGTCTTGGAAGAGGTTGCCCCTGTTGAAAATACTGCTACTAAATGGGCTGTGGAGGGTACCGGGATCCTGCTTGCTACAGGTCTGCTGACTGTTACTCTTGCTTGGCTTCTCGCCCCGCATGTGGGAAAG AAAACTGCCAAAAATGGCTTGCATATTCTTCTTGGAGGTGTCTGTGCATTGACTGTTGTAGTTTTCTTCCGATTC TTCGTTCTAACAAGAATCAAGTACGGGCCTGCTCGTTACTGGGCAATCTTGTTTGTATTCTGGTTTCTTGTGTTTGGGATATGGGCATCACGAACACACGGCTCTCATGCCACATGA
- the LOC130990013 gene encoding uncharacterized protein LOC130990013 isoform X4, with amino-acid sequence MEKERPNQTGVVGENILSSTEDEEPRTDRTCLNVDKEAVSETCRVCQCSEPDRRGNIALGFLGISPPVCDLTNGKEEVKSNLKVTSGNIENNSLYKRSELVEFVSPNGEVFLCTADVELGLEDSQDRLFELGCACKNDLALAHYACALKWFISHGSTVCEICGSITKNIRPEDYKRILGSLKEYEALRERTVNGEPNPAAPQTNYGVDPDAVAAIRRQRLSEISLWFNPHNNNSITVSQVVSEQPSASNTVLEEVAPVENTATKWAVEGTGILLATGLLTVTLAWLLAPHVGKFVLTRIKYGPARYWAILFVFWFLVFGIWASRTHGSHAT; translated from the exons ATGGAGAAAGAAAGGCCCAATCAAACGGGTGTAGTCGGTGAGaacattctctcttctactgAGGATGAAGAACCAAGAACTGACAGAACATGTCTTAATGTAGACAAGGAAGCTGTCTCGGAAACTTGTCGAGTTTGTCAGTGTTCCGAACCTGATAGAAGGGGAAATATTGCCCTGGGATTCTTGGGTATATCTCCACCAGTATGTGATCTTACAAATGGTAAAGAGGAGGTTAAGTCTAATTTGAAAGTCACCTCAGGgaatattgaaaataattcaCTTTATAAAAGATCTGAGTTGGTTGAGTTTGTTAGCCCAAATGGGGAGGTTTTTCTCTGTACAGCTGATGTAGAGCTAGGTCTTGAGGACAGCCAGGACAGGCTGTTCGAGCTTGGCTGTGCTTGCAAAAATGATCTTGCATTAGCACATTACGCTTGTGCCCTTAAGTGGTTTATCAGCCATGGATCAACTGTCTGCGAAATATGTGGATCTATTACGAAGAATATAAGACCTGAAGATTACAAAAGGATATTAGGTTCTTTAAAAGAGTATGAAGCATTGAGAGAAAGAACTGTTAATGGAGAACCTAATCCTGCAGCACCACAAACAAATTATGGTGTGGATCCTGATGCTGTTGCTGCAATTCGAAGGCAGAGGTTAAGCGAAATTTCATTGTGGTTTAATCCACATAACAACAACTCTATCACTGTTTCCCAGGTGGTCAGCGAGCAACCTTCAGCTTCTAATACTGTCTTGGAAGAGGTTGCCCCTGTTGAAAATACTGCTACTAAATGGGCTGTGGAGGGTACCGGGATCCTGCTTGCTACAGGTCTGCTGACTGTTACTCTTGCTTGGCTTCTCGCCCCGCATGTGGGAAAG TTCGTTCTAACAAGAATCAAGTACGGGCCTGCTCGTTACTGGGCAATCTTGTTTGTATTCTGGTTTCTTGTGTTTGGGATATGGGCATCACGAACACACGGCTCTCATGCCACATGA
- the LOC130990013 gene encoding uncharacterized protein LOC130990013 isoform X3, producing MEKERPNQTGVVGENILSSTEDEEPRTDRTCLNVDKEAVSETCRVCQCSEPDRRGNIALGFLGISPPVCDLTNGKEEVKSNLKVTSGNIENNSLYKRSELVEFVSPNGEVFLCTADVELGLEDSQDRLFELGCACKNDLALAHYACALKWFISHGSTVCEICGSITKNIRPEDYKRILGSLKEYEALRERTVNGEPNPAAPQTNYGVDPDAVAAIRRQRLSEISLWFNPHNNNSITVSQVVSEQPSASNTVLEEVAPVENTATKWAVEGTGILLATGLLTVTLAWLLAPHVGKVEDEDYVLNLSASGLVILYFYFLLGLIGAWHLGSFACKFLFY from the exons ATGGAGAAAGAAAGGCCCAATCAAACGGGTGTAGTCGGTGAGaacattctctcttctactgAGGATGAAGAACCAAGAACTGACAGAACATGTCTTAATGTAGACAAGGAAGCTGTCTCGGAAACTTGTCGAGTTTGTCAGTGTTCCGAACCTGATAGAAGGGGAAATATTGCCCTGGGATTCTTGGGTATATCTCCACCAGTATGTGATCTTACAAATGGTAAAGAGGAGGTTAAGTCTAATTTGAAAGTCACCTCAGGgaatattgaaaataattcaCTTTATAAAAGATCTGAGTTGGTTGAGTTTGTTAGCCCAAATGGGGAGGTTTTTCTCTGTACAGCTGATGTAGAGCTAGGTCTTGAGGACAGCCAGGACAGGCTGTTCGAGCTTGGCTGTGCTTGCAAAAATGATCTTGCATTAGCACATTACGCTTGTGCCCTTAAGTGGTTTATCAGCCATGGATCAACTGTCTGCGAAATATGTGGATCTATTACGAAGAATATAAGACCTGAAGATTACAAAAGGATATTAGGTTCTTTAAAAGAGTATGAAGCATTGAGAGAAAGAACTGTTAATGGAGAACCTAATCCTGCAGCACCACAAACAAATTATGGTGTGGATCCTGATGCTGTTGCTGCAATTCGAAGGCAGAGGTTAAGCGAAATTTCATTGTGGTTTAATCCACATAACAACAACTCTATCACTGTTTCCCAGGTGGTCAGCGAGCAACCTTCAGCTTCTAATACTGTCTTGGAAGAGGTTGCCCCTGTTGAAAATACTGCTACTAAATGGGCTGTGGAGGGTACCGGGATCCTGCTTGCTACAGGTCTGCTGACTGTTACTCTTGCTTGGCTTCTCGCCCCGCATGTGGGAAAG GTAGAAGATGAGGATTATGTATTGAACTTATCTGCTTCTGGACTCGTGATACTCTATTTCT ATTTTCTGCTTGGGCTGATCGGCGCCTGGCACTTGGGTAGCTTTGCCTGCAAGTTCTTGTTTTATTAG
- the LOC130990013 gene encoding uncharacterized protein LOC130990013 isoform X5, with the protein MEKERPNQTGVVGENILSSTEDEEPRTDRTCLNVDKEAVSETCRVCQCSEPDRRGNIALGFLGISPPVCDLTNGKEEVKSNLKVTSGNIENNSLYKRSELVEFVSPNGEVFLCTADVELGLEDSQDRLFELGCACKNDLALAHYACALKWFISHGSTVCEICGSITKNIRPEDYKRILGSLKEYEALRERTVNGEPNPAAPQTNYGVDPDAVAAIRRQRLSEISLWFNPHNNNSITVSQVVSEQPSASNTVLEEVAPVENTATKWAVEGTGILLATGLLTVTLAWLLAPHVGKVEDEDYVLNLSASGLVILYF; encoded by the exons ATGGAGAAAGAAAGGCCCAATCAAACGGGTGTAGTCGGTGAGaacattctctcttctactgAGGATGAAGAACCAAGAACTGACAGAACATGTCTTAATGTAGACAAGGAAGCTGTCTCGGAAACTTGTCGAGTTTGTCAGTGTTCCGAACCTGATAGAAGGGGAAATATTGCCCTGGGATTCTTGGGTATATCTCCACCAGTATGTGATCTTACAAATGGTAAAGAGGAGGTTAAGTCTAATTTGAAAGTCACCTCAGGgaatattgaaaataattcaCTTTATAAAAGATCTGAGTTGGTTGAGTTTGTTAGCCCAAATGGGGAGGTTTTTCTCTGTACAGCTGATGTAGAGCTAGGTCTTGAGGACAGCCAGGACAGGCTGTTCGAGCTTGGCTGTGCTTGCAAAAATGATCTTGCATTAGCACATTACGCTTGTGCCCTTAAGTGGTTTATCAGCCATGGATCAACTGTCTGCGAAATATGTGGATCTATTACGAAGAATATAAGACCTGAAGATTACAAAAGGATATTAGGTTCTTTAAAAGAGTATGAAGCATTGAGAGAAAGAACTGTTAATGGAGAACCTAATCCTGCAGCACCACAAACAAATTATGGTGTGGATCCTGATGCTGTTGCTGCAATTCGAAGGCAGAGGTTAAGCGAAATTTCATTGTGGTTTAATCCACATAACAACAACTCTATCACTGTTTCCCAGGTGGTCAGCGAGCAACCTTCAGCTTCTAATACTGTCTTGGAAGAGGTTGCCCCTGTTGAAAATACTGCTACTAAATGGGCTGTGGAGGGTACCGGGATCCTGCTTGCTACAGGTCTGCTGACTGTTACTCTTGCTTGGCTTCTCGCCCCGCATGTGGGAAAG GTAGAAGATGAGGATTATGTATTGAACTTATCTGCTTCTGGACTCGTGATACTCTATTTCT AA
- the LOC130990014 gene encoding uncharacterized protein LOC130990014: MLPLKLVRSLVSGDDVTNPLFLCIHHHNLEHESDDNEDPTLSRNKTPLMLFLPNQELVRDTYRLASIARAIGMDLQPNPSLSHIIFSWPSPPPPQSCTLSSSSTSPHSWASSSAPSSSLSYSWSLPDGSVPLPFPSFATASLSHLRLFVSLSKGYFKLAFLKNGCTPLEKIESFSNNNWHCTSLSLFAASTGERVESMDGFSRALLGKGWALFKTNCGSERDFQDSTERELYLYKKLDASRICRNGDLRECSRARELRLPALDFRNAPLRILQYILLMTDDVFYLA; the protein is encoded by the coding sequence ATGTTACCACTAAAGCTGGTTCGCTCTCTGGTTTCCGGCGATGATGTCACGAACCCCCTTTTCCTCTGCATCCACCACCACAATCTCGAACACGAGAGCGACGACAACGAGGATCCCACTCTCTCGAGAAACAAAACCCCATTGATGCTCTTCCTCCCCAATCAAGAATTGGTTAGAGACACATACAGATTGGCCTCCATTGCTAGAGCCATCGGAATGGATCTCCAACCCAACCCTTCTCTCTCCCACATCATCTTCTCATggccatcgccgccgccgccccagTCATGCACGTTGTCGTCCTCATCAACATCACCACATTCATGGGCTTCATCGTCTGCACCGTCATCATCGCTGTCGTATTCATGGTCGCTGCCAGATGGCAGCGTGCCGCTACCGTTCCCCTCCTTCGCCACCGCGTCCCTCTCCCACCTCCGCCTCTTCGTCAGCCTCTCCAAGGGCTACTTCAAGCTGGCCTTCTTGAAAAACGGCTGCACCCCTCTTGAAAAAATCGAATCTTTCAGCAATAATAACTGGCATTGCACCTCGCTTTCGCTCTTCGCCGCAAGCACCGGCGAGCGCGTTGAGTCCATGGATGGATTTTCGAGGGCCTTGCTTGGGAAGGGGTGGGCCCTTTTCAAGACTAATTGTGGTAGCGAGAGAGATTTTCAAGATTCTACGGAGAGGGAATTATATTTGTATAAAAAGTTGGATGCGAGTAGGATTTGTAGAAATGGGGATTTGAGGGAATGCAGTAGGGCCAGAGAGTTGAGGCTGCCGGCATTGGATTTTAGGAATGCGCCATTGAGGATTTTGCAGTATATTCTTCTCATGACTGACGATGTCTTCTACCTTGCCTAG